The Pricia mediterranea genome includes a window with the following:
- a CDS encoding putative oxidoreductase C-terminal domain-containing protein has translation MTSKPTSSEVQLMTLDPGHFHAALVHKTMYPQVDSTIYVFAPEGPEVKDFLNKIEQYNTRDTAPTDWNLETYLGEDFAEKMIMQKPGNVMVVAGKNSKKIDYVLAAVKAGLNVYADKPLVINPDGFVKLKEAFRISDEKGVLIYDIMTERFEATTGLQKLFSTLPDIFGELVEGSVERPAISKESVHHFFKYVSGNPLVRPPWFFDINEEGEGIVDVTTHLVDLIQWEAFPEEVIDTANIDMLRAKRWPTVLTSEEFENVTGFSEFPDYLEKDVVDGNLHVYCNGVMDYTINGHHAKVSVTWNYRAPEGTGDTHYSIMRGTRSDLVIEQGAEEDFKPVLYIEAKDNADWEASLQGALENRISKEFPGTTMEKVSDRRYKIIIPEKFKVGHEAHFAQVTENYLDYLETKELPSWEVPNMIGKYYTTIEAYKMAKDSL, from the coding sequence ATGACAAGTAAACCCACTTCGTCCGAAGTACAGCTGATGACACTAGATCCCGGCCATTTTCACGCCGCTTTGGTCCACAAAACCATGTATCCGCAGGTCGATTCCACCATCTATGTCTTTGCGCCCGAAGGTCCCGAGGTGAAGGATTTTTTAAACAAGATCGAACAGTACAATACGCGAGATACAGCTCCTACCGATTGGAACCTTGAAACCTATTTGGGCGAGGACTTTGCCGAAAAGATGATTATGCAAAAACCGGGAAACGTGATGGTCGTGGCCGGGAAGAACTCCAAGAAGATCGACTACGTATTGGCGGCGGTCAAAGCGGGCTTGAACGTTTATGCGGACAAACCCTTGGTCATCAATCCCGATGGCTTTGTAAAACTAAAGGAGGCCTTTCGGATCTCCGATGAAAAAGGGGTCTTGATCTACGATATCATGACAGAGCGTTTTGAGGCTACGACAGGTTTACAGAAATTGTTTTCGACCCTGCCCGATATTTTTGGAGAGCTGGTAGAGGGCAGTGTGGAGCGTCCCGCCATCAGTAAGGAAAGCGTGCACCATTTTTTTAAATATGTCTCAGGAAATCCGTTGGTGCGTCCCCCTTGGTTTTTCGATATCAACGAAGAGGGCGAGGGCATAGTGGACGTCACTACGCACCTGGTCGATCTCATACAATGGGAAGCTTTTCCCGAGGAGGTTATCGACACGGCCAATATCGATATGCTCCGGGCCAAACGCTGGCCCACGGTACTCACTTCGGAAGAGTTCGAAAATGTGACCGGCTTTTCGGAATTTCCGGACTATCTAGAAAAGGATGTCGTCGATGGAAACCTACACGTGTATTGCAACGGTGTGATGGACTATACCATCAACGGGCATCATGCCAAAGTATCGGTAACCTGGAATTACCGCGCCCCTGAAGGTACCGGCGATACACACTACAGCATTATGCGGGGCACCCGTAGCGACCTGGTCATCGAACAGGGGGCGGAAGAGGATTTCAAACCGGTGCTTTATATCGAAGCCAAGGACAATGCTGATTGGGAGGCATCCCTACAGGGGGCGCTGGAAAACCGGATATCCAAGGAGTTTCCGGGTACGACCATGGAAAAGGTGTCCGACCGGCGATATAAAATCATTATCCCCGAAAAATTCAAGGTGGGCCACGAGGCTCATTTTGCGCAAGTCACAGAAAATTATCTCGACTATTTGGAGACCAAAGAACTTCCTTCTTGGGAGGTGCCGAACATGATCGGCAAATATTATACGACCATCGAGGCCTATAAAATGGCTAAAGATAGTTTATGA
- a CDS encoding ZIP family metal transporter — protein MNYLLLILAVLLSFAFVFIVKPKNKNHFKLLLAFSGAFLLSLTVFELLPEVYEKADAKTVGVFVMLGILLQVFLEFFSKGAEHGHVHIDKAKTDFPILLFVSLCIHSLLEGFPIERHNRILYAVLIHKIPIALILSIFLLNSKIKFGQALLFVVAFSLMTPLGSYIASHSNFVEIYYVPITALVIGVFLHISTIILFESSEGHQFNLGKIAVIILGIGMAYLL, from the coding sequence ATGAACTATTTACTCCTCATTTTAGCCGTTCTGCTCAGTTTTGCCTTCGTATTCATTGTCAAACCGAAGAACAAGAACCATTTCAAGCTGCTATTGGCCTTTAGTGGCGCTTTTTTACTGTCTTTGACCGTTTTTGAGCTATTGCCCGAAGTCTATGAAAAAGCGGATGCCAAGACCGTTGGGGTCTTTGTCATGCTCGGCATATTGCTGCAGGTTTTTTTGGAATTCTTCTCAAAGGGGGCCGAGCACGGTCACGTACATATCGATAAAGCAAAGACCGATTTTCCGATTCTTTTGTTCGTTAGCTTATGTATCCACTCCCTTTTAGAGGGATTTCCGATAGAAAGGCACAATAGGATTCTCTACGCCGTACTGATCCATAAAATACCTATTGCCCTCATCCTGAGTATATTTCTGTTGAATTCGAAAATAAAATTCGGACAAGCCCTTTTATTCGTGGTTGCGTTCTCTTTGATGACTCCGCTCGGAAGTTATATCGCCTCACATTCGAATTTTGTAGAAATATACTATGTGCCTATTACCGCTTTGGTCATCGGAGTGTTTCTTCACATTTCCACGATTATACTCTTTGAGAGCTCAGAAGGCCATCAATTCAATCTGGGGAAAATAGCCGTGATTATCCTAGGAATCGGAATGGCCTATCTTTTATAG
- a CDS encoding THUMP domain-containing class I SAM-dependent RNA methyltransferase: MNNNFKMVAKTMFGFEEILAKEIRNLGCANVTEGIRSVTFEGDTGFMYKANLCLRTAIKIIKPIHSFSVRNEDELYKKIYTMDWSELLSIDTTFAIDATVNSDNFTHSLYVSQKVKDAIVDKFREMDGSRPDVDVKSPDVRINVHINKQLCTVSLDSSGRSLHHRGYRTATNIAPINEVLAAGLLLFSGWDGQCDFLDPMCGSGTILTEAAMIACNIPANINRKGFAFEKWHDFDQDLYDKIVEVSLNKAREFHHKIVGYDKAPSAVRKAQDNIENANLSEYISIERKNFFNTEKFTENKLHMVFNPPYGERLNLDMEEFYAAIGDTLKQNYPGTEAWFITSNLEALKYVGLCTSRRIKVYNSHLESRLVKYVMYEGSKKAKHRD; encoded by the coding sequence ATGAATAATAATTTTAAGATGGTCGCCAAGACGATGTTCGGCTTTGAGGAAATCTTGGCCAAGGAAATCCGAAATCTGGGCTGTGCGAACGTAACAGAGGGAATCCGAAGTGTCACTTTCGAAGGTGATACCGGATTTATGTACAAGGCCAATCTCTGTCTGCGTACCGCAATCAAGATCATTAAGCCCATCCATTCCTTTTCGGTCCGCAACGAGGATGAACTCTATAAAAAAATATATACGATGGATTGGTCGGAATTGCTTTCCATCGATACGACGTTTGCAATCGATGCTACGGTAAACTCCGATAATTTCACCCACTCGCTTTACGTATCCCAAAAGGTCAAGGATGCCATCGTCGATAAATTTAGGGAGATGGATGGCAGCCGCCCCGACGTGGACGTAAAATCACCGGACGTGCGGATCAACGTCCATATCAACAAGCAGCTGTGTACGGTTTCCTTGGATAGTTCGGGAAGATCGCTACACCATCGCGGATATCGAACCGCCACCAACATTGCCCCGATCAACGAGGTACTGGCAGCGGGACTGCTATTGTTCAGCGGTTGGGACGGGCAATGTGATTTTTTGGACCCTATGTGTGGGAGCGGAACTATTTTGACCGAAGCAGCGATGATTGCATGTAACATTCCCGCGAATATCAACCGAAAGGGGTTTGCCTTTGAGAAATGGCATGATTTCGATCAAGATCTTTACGATAAGATTGTCGAGGTCAGTCTGAACAAGGCACGGGAATTCCACCATAAAATCGTGGGATACGATAAGGCACCTTCCGCAGTGCGCAAGGCGCAAGATAATATCGAAAATGCCAACCTGTCCGAATACATTAGCATAGAACGCAAAAACTTTTTCAATACCGAAAAGTTTACCGAGAACAAGCTGCACATGGTTTTCAATCCGCCTTACGGGGAAAGGCTCAATTTGGATATGGAGGAGTTCTACGCGGCCATCGGCGATACGCTAAAACAAAACTACCCCGGTACGGAAGCCTGGTTTATCACTTCAAATTTGGAGGCCTTGAAGTACGTGGGACTGTGTACTTCCCGAAGAATAAAGGTCTATAATAGCCATTTGGAATCCCGGTTGGTGAAGTACGTGATGTACGAAGGTAGCAAGAAGGCCAAGCACCGGGATTGA
- a CDS encoding DUF6048 family protein produces the protein MSEYFISLFLVLITATGYSQDRPIDLDPSDTTAYKESYGLRAGVDVSRILVSSLNDDYTGLEIVGDYRLTQKLYFAAELGNEKKTIGVGLGKEVESAEGELYNFTASGSYIKAGIDYNTYGNWYGEQNMIFIGGRLAYSNFSQTVNDYKIFDTDRYWNPDDFAFGSQQELEFNGLSAAWLEFVVGFKAEIVKNLYFGGSVRLAYLVQPLTKDPDNFQNQFIPGFNKVTEGSNFGVGYNYSITYLIPFYKKASVPKRIGTGEIITPAQTIPAEVDPAEEDSGDEMPFEDIPTDEIPAADGPSDNDPINNF, from the coding sequence TCAGAATATTTCATTAGTCTCTTTTTGGTCCTGATCACGGCGACCGGCTATTCCCAAGACCGGCCTATCGACCTCGATCCCAGTGACACCACAGCGTACAAAGAATCCTACGGATTGCGAGCGGGTGTTGACGTCAGCCGCATACTGGTTTCTTCGTTGAACGATGATTATACGGGCCTGGAAATCGTAGGGGATTATCGGTTGACCCAAAAACTCTATTTTGCCGCCGAACTCGGCAACGAAAAGAAGACCATAGGGGTCGGGCTGGGAAAAGAGGTGGAAAGCGCCGAAGGCGAACTATACAACTTTACGGCTTCGGGCAGCTATATCAAGGCCGGCATCGATTATAATACCTACGGCAACTGGTACGGGGAACAGAACATGATATTCATTGGTGGCCGCCTGGCCTACAGTAACTTCAGCCAGACGGTCAACGACTATAAAATCTTCGATACGGACCGGTACTGGAATCCCGATGATTTTGCGTTCGGTTCGCAGCAAGAACTGGAATTTAACGGCCTTTCAGCGGCCTGGCTTGAATTTGTGGTGGGATTTAAGGCCGAAATAGTCAAAAACCTATATTTCGGAGGAAGCGTACGCCTGGCGTATCTGGTACAGCCATTGACCAAAGACCCCGATAATTTTCAGAACCAGTTTATTCCAGGCTTTAATAAGGTCACCGAAGGCAGTAATTTTGGGGTCGGATATAACTATTCGATTACCTATCTGATTCCTTTCTACAAAAAAGCCAGTGTACCAAAAAGAATAGGGACCGGGGAAATCATAACTCCCGCCCAAACGATTCCCGCGGAGGTAGATCCCGCCGAAGAGGATTCCGGCGATGAGATGCCCTTTGAAGATATCCCAACAGATGAAATTCCCGCTGCTGATGGCCCTTCCGACAACGACCCGATCAATAATTTTTAG